The following proteins are encoded in a genomic region of Corylus avellana chromosome ca4, CavTom2PMs-1.0:
- the LOC132177218 gene encoding protein FAR1-RELATED SEQUENCE 5-like, whose product MFGGLYPEEDDPLGGEEPTNDVGDYEEIDEDLSGEVSNFNGKEPTKSRCIKWQNLLNSYDLKDHDWLRRLYNERTFWVPAYLKGVFWAGMRTTQRSESMNAYFDGYLRPSTTLKQFVDQYDVALRKKVENESLADFKSFNTKFPCVKVQNEVVEDAYVKVVPYVVYFNEDFNEDGDEFEVKCTCDSFDSRGILCRYIFALLCAHNITSLPPKYYLDCWRKDVKRRYTLVKCSFDALSANLEVQRYDNLCKGMHTLAEIAARNVGHYTKVWTHIDMLTKELRASSCEPSPPSLALPGVSFDM is encoded by the exons ATGTTTGGCGGTCTCtatcccgaagaagatgacccatTGGGAGGTGAAGAACCCACGAATGATGTTGGCGATTATGAAGAGATTGATGAAGACCTTTCAGGTGAAGTGTCTAATTTTAACGGTAAagag cctactaagtcacgctgcatcaaatGGCAAAATCTACTAAATAGTTATGACCTTAAGGACCATGATTGGTTGCGCCGGTTATATAATGAGCGGACTTTTTGGGTACCGGCATATCTGAAAGGTGTGTTTTGGGCTGGTATGAGAACTACACAGCGGAGTGAAAGTATGAATGCCTATTTCGATGGCTATTTGCGTCCGTCTACCACTTTGAAGCAATTTGTTGATCAATATGATGTTGCTTTGCGGAAGAAGGTTGAGAATGAGAGTCTTGCAGATTTCAAGTCTTTTAATACTAAGTTTCCATGT GTAAAAGTTCAAAATGAAGTAGTTGAAGATGCATACGTGAAAGTAGTACCATATGTTGTCTACTTCAATGAAGATTTCAATGAAGATGGAGAtgaatttgaagtaaaatgcACATGTGACTCCTTTGACTCAAGAGGCATCTTATGCAGATACATCTTTGCTCTATTGTGTGCACATAACATTACATCTTTGCCCCCCAAATATTATCTTGACTGTTGGAGGAAGGATGTGAAGCGAAGATATACTTTAGTTAAATGTAGTTTTGATGCTTTGAGTGCCAACCTCGAAGTACAAAGATATGACAACTTGTGCAAAGGTATGCATACATTAGCAGAGATCGCTGCAAGAAACGTGGGTCACTACACAAAAGTTTGGACGCATATTGATATGTTGACCAAGGAATTACGTGCTTCAAGTTGTGAACCCAGTCCACCTTCTCTTGCACTTCCAGGCGTATCTTTTGACATGTAA
- the LOC132177221 gene encoding leucine-rich repeat extensin-like protein 4, with protein sequence MGTISFFAFLLLSTFLLHSCFYNGVDAGSRRKALETPSEAPSAGGISPRVLKFYPIVQDFKKRVANDPKGILKTWDPNDKNKGEGLTLDGFIEKLTDITTFPANSNGFTGGIPKEISAIPYFFVLDLSNKKLSGQFPQEILGAKKLTYLDLWFNSLSGAVPLELFTLDVDTIFLNGNNFDENIPNNIGCLPPEIGSLANATVLEVSGNSLTGPESFQCLADLEKLNLAKNQLYGSVPDTICKITKLAQLDLSDNYFSEICPECTKLIAKKVVDPKLNCINGLPNQRPKVECDAFLSKPKSCLAQNTIPCK encoded by the exons aTGGGCACCATCTCtttttttgctttccttttgCTATCAACTTTCTTGCTTCATTCGTGCTTCTACAATGGGGTGGATGCCGGGTCGAGGAGAAAAGCATTGGAAACACCGTCGGAAGCACCGTCTGCTGGTGGGATTAGCCCTCGGGTTTTGAAATTCTACCCGATAGTTcaagatttcaaaaaaagaGTCGCGAATGACCCAAAAGGCATTTTGAAAACATGGGATCCCAATGACAAAAAC AAAGGGGAGGGTCTCACTCTCGATGGGTTCATTGAAAAGTTAACTGACATAACCACTTTCCCTGCCAACTCTAACGGCTTCACCGGTGGCATCCCAAAGGAGATCTCCGCCATTCCCTACTTCTTTGTGCTAGACCTCAGCAACAAGAAGTTATCCGGCCAGTTCCCACAGGAAATTCTTGGCGCCAAAAAACTCACCTACTTGGACCTTTGGTTTAACTCTTTGTCCGGCGCCGTTCCACTTGAATTGTTCACGCTAGATGTGGACACAATTTTCCTCAACGGCAACAATTTTGACGAAAACATCCCCAATAACATCG GGTGCTTGCCGCCTGAGATTGGGTCATTGGCAAACGCGACTGTTTTAGAAGTGAGCGGAAATTCCTTGACGGGTCCCGAATCATTTCAGTGCTTGGCTGATTTAGAAAAGCTTAATCTGGCTAAGAACCAGCTCTATGGGTCGGTCCCGGATACTATCTGCAAGATCACTAAGCTAGCTCAACTCGATTTATCAGACAACTATTTCAGCGAGATTTGCCCTGAATGCACAAAGTTGATAGCCAAAAAAGTTGTTGATCCAAAACTGAATTGTATTAATGGACTTCCAAATCAGAGACCAAAAGTTGAATGTGATGCATTTTTGTCTAAGCCAAAGTCCTGCCTTGCGCAGAACACCATTCCTTGTAAGTAA